One stretch of Pseudomonas fluorescens Q2-87 DNA includes these proteins:
- a CDS encoding ABC transporter ATP-binding protein: MSFITVSNVWQEYADQVVLERLNLSVAEGEFCTLVGASGCGKSTFLRLLLGQERASRGQILLDGEPLAGEPDASRGVVFQRYSVFPHLSVLDNVALGLELPRSPLLGRLFGNAKRLVREEAAHLLDKVGLGHALDKYPAQLSGGMQQRLAIAQALIMKPRVLLLDEPFGALDPGIRKDMHALLLNLWRETRLTVFMVTHDLSEGFSLGTRLLVFDKVRVDPHAPGAYGARITYDIPLNSDRRTARAAVDALPAELAGTLRIA, encoded by the coding sequence ATGAGCTTCATTACGGTGAGTAACGTCTGGCAGGAATATGCCGACCAGGTGGTGCTCGAACGCCTGAACCTGAGTGTCGCCGAAGGTGAATTCTGCACGCTGGTGGGCGCGTCGGGTTGCGGCAAGTCGACCTTCCTGCGGCTGTTGCTGGGCCAGGAACGCGCCAGTCGCGGACAGATTCTGCTGGATGGCGAGCCCTTGGCCGGTGAGCCGGACGCCAGCCGGGGCGTGGTGTTCCAGCGCTATTCAGTGTTCCCCCACCTGAGCGTGTTGGACAACGTCGCCCTGGGCCTGGAACTGCCGCGCTCGCCACTGCTGGGGCGCCTGTTTGGCAACGCCAAGCGCCTGGTCCGCGAAGAGGCGGCGCATCTGCTGGACAAGGTCGGACTCGGCCATGCGCTGGACAAATATCCGGCGCAGTTGTCCGGCGGTATGCAACAACGGCTGGCCATCGCCCAGGCATTGATCATGAAGCCGCGCGTCCTGCTGCTGGACGAGCCGTTCGGCGCCCTCGACCCGGGCATTCGCAAGGACATGCACGCCTTGTTGCTCAATCTGTGGCGCGAAACCCGGCTGACGGTGTTCATGGTCACCCATGACCTGTCCGAAGGTTTCAGCCTCGGCACCCGCCTGTTGGTGTTCGACAAGGTCCGCGTCGACCCCCATGCCCCCGGCGCCTATGGCGCACGCATCACCTATGACATCCCACTAAACAGCGACCGCCGCACCGCCCGTGCCGCCGTCGACGCCCTGCCCGCCGAACTGGCCGGCACGTTGCGTATCGCTTGA
- a CDS encoding urea amidolyase associated protein UAAP1: protein MTDSTHLFEPFAEELLPGGGHRSFVLKRGQLLRLTDLRGGANVSLMLLNANEKTERLNLPDSLKCQHTAKLTTGHCLYSDMGRVLLAITADTCGWSDSLGGVLCAEEVAEKYGQGRYQELRNGFFRNGTDNLLVELGKWGLGLSDLLMTLNLFSRVNVDEAGGFHFVEGHAKAGDFIELYAPMDTLVVLTALQHPMDPNPHYAPQPIKLSWMNADPSVAEHCRLSRPENQRGFINTDRLFA, encoded by the coding sequence ATGACCGACTCAACCCACTTGTTCGAACCCTTTGCCGAAGAACTGCTGCCCGGTGGCGGCCACCGTTCCTTCGTGCTCAAGCGCGGCCAGCTGTTGCGCCTGACCGACCTGCGCGGTGGTGCCAACGTGAGCCTGATGCTGCTCAACGCCAACGAGAAAACCGAACGCCTGAACCTGCCCGACAGCCTCAAGTGCCAACACACCGCCAAGCTCACCACCGGCCATTGCCTGTACTCGGACATGGGGCGGGTGCTGCTGGCAATCACCGCCGATACCTGTGGCTGGAGCGATAGCCTTGGCGGCGTGCTCTGCGCCGAGGAAGTCGCTGAAAAGTACGGCCAGGGCCGTTATCAGGAACTGCGCAACGGTTTCTTTCGCAACGGCACCGACAACCTGCTGGTGGAGCTGGGCAAATGGGGTTTGGGCCTGTCTGACCTGCTGATGACTCTCAACCTGTTCAGCCGGGTCAATGTCGACGAGGCCGGCGGTTTCCACTTCGTCGAAGGCCACGCCAAGGCCGGTGACTTCATCGAATTGTATGCGCCGATGGACACTCTGGTGGTGCTGACCGCGCTGCAACACCCGATGGACCCGAACCCGCACTACGCACCGCAACCAATCAAGCTCAGTTGGATGAATGCCGACCCCAGCGTCGCCGAGCACTGCCGTCTTTCGCGCCCGGAAAACCAGCGCGGTTTCATCAACACCGACCGTCTGTTCGCCTGA
- a CDS encoding urea amidolyase associated protein UAAP2: MSLALATAQKQPETAVYRATIPAGEPWLTEVKAGQTVRILDLEGNQAVDTLFYSVANPKERYDVQRTLRRQNSVYLSTGSVLYSNLGHPMLTIVEDTCGRHDTLGGACAQESNTVRYALEKRYMHSCRDNYLRACAHDGRLGKGDIGPNINFFMNVPVTADGGLTFEDGISAPGKYVDLRAEMDVIVLISNCPQLNNPCNAYNPTPAELLIWD; this comes from the coding sequence ATGTCACTTGCTCTCGCCACCGCACAAAAGCAGCCGGAAACGGCCGTCTACCGCGCCACTATTCCCGCCGGGGAACCTTGGTTGACAGAGGTCAAGGCCGGCCAGACCGTGCGCATCCTCGACCTGGAAGGCAACCAGGCGGTCGATACGCTGTTCTACAGCGTGGCCAACCCCAAGGAACGCTACGACGTGCAGCGCACCCTGCGTCGACAAAACAGCGTTTATCTGAGCACCGGCAGCGTGCTCTATTCGAACCTCGGCCACCCGATGCTGACCATCGTCGAAGACACGTGCGGGCGCCACGACACCCTCGGCGGCGCCTGCGCCCAGGAAAGCAACACCGTGCGCTACGCCCTGGAAAAACGCTACATGCACAGCTGCCGTGACAACTACCTGCGCGCCTGCGCCCACGATGGTCGATTGGGCAAAGGCGATATCGGGCCGAACATCAACTTCTTCATGAACGTGCCGGTCACTGCCGACGGCGGCCTGACCTTCGAAGACGGCATCTCGGCGCCAGGCAAATACGTCGACCTGCGGGCTGAAATGGACGTGATCGTCCTGATCTCCAACTGCCCGCAACTGAACAACCCGTGCAATGCCTACAACCCGACCCCGGCGGAGCTTTTGATATGGGACTGA
- the uca gene encoding urea carboxylase: MFEKILIANRGAIACRILRTLRELKVQGVAVYSQADEASLHILQADEAHCLGEGAAAGTYLAVDKLLAIARSSGATAIHPGYGFLSENAAFAEACEAAGIAFIGPTPEQLRVFGLKHTARDLARQYGVPLLEGTDLLDSLDAALEAGARVGYPVMLKSTAGGGGIGMRVCRSAAELSESFEAVKRLGQNNFSDAGVFIEKYIERARHLEVQVFGDGAGEIIALGVRDCSVQRRNQKVLEETPAPNLPEGMADALCAAAIQLAKAVNYRSAGTVEFVFDSDAGRFYFLEVNTRLQVEHGVTEQVWGVDLVRWMVQLAAGDLPPLRELSQGLKAEGHAIQARLYAEDPGRDFQPCPGLLTAVKFPQADGKHLRIDTWVEAGCQIPPYFDPMIAKVIRWAPTREQARLGLHQALGESLLYGVETNRQYLQQILLDTPFADGQPWTRCLETLVYRANTLEVLSPGTQTSVQDYPGRLGYWAVGVPPSGPMDSRSLRLGNRLLGNEEGAPALEITMSGPLLRFNCTARVAVTGAQIALTLDGETVPMNTPLSIGAGATLAIGTISGAGARSYLCLQGGLQVPDYLGSKSTFTLGQFGGHGGRALRTADVLHLAALEAHTVAPAMSAPALELPPLRQIRVIYGPHGAPEYFTEDYIQTFFDTAWEVHFNSSRTGVRLIGPKPEWVRADGGEAGLHPSNIHDNPYAIGAVDFTGDMPVILGPDGPSLGGFVCPVTVIEADLWQLGQLKAGDKVQFVPVDISTARSLATHFPCGEGTCSRSSTQHSPDNNPTDKEMGPLRDPARASSLATGFGCTQKWGSPVVLDIGHGDTRLVARLSGDTHLLLEIGAPELDLVLRFRAHALMQALEHKQLRGVIDLTPGIRSLQVHYQPEQMPLADLLSIVAGEWDAVCAAQDLQVPSRIVHLPLSWDDPACQLAIEKYMTTVRKDAPWCPSNLEFIRRINDLPNLDEVQRTVFDASYLVMGLGDVYLGAPVATPLDPRHRLVTTKYNPARTWTAENSVGIGGAYMCVYGMEGPGGYQFVGRTLQMWNRYRDVAAFDGKPWLLRFFDQIRFYPVSADELLRIRRDFPLGRFDLKIEHSQLNLADYQGFLAREADSIAAFRRQQQGAFDAERERWIASGQAHFDSEEATPVASEDTQLADNQLSIDSHIAGNLWQVQVEMGARVAAGDVLVILESMKMEIPVLAPVAGVVREVRVQPGSAVRAGQRVVVLERD; this comes from the coding sequence ATGTTCGAAAAAATCCTGATCGCCAACCGTGGCGCCATTGCCTGCCGCATCCTGCGCACCCTGCGCGAACTGAAGGTTCAAGGCGTGGCGGTGTATTCCCAGGCCGACGAGGCGAGCTTGCATATCCTGCAAGCCGATGAAGCCCACTGCCTGGGCGAAGGCGCAGCGGCCGGCACTTACCTGGCAGTGGACAAGCTCCTGGCAATCGCCAGAAGCAGCGGCGCAACGGCAATCCATCCCGGCTACGGTTTTCTCTCGGAAAACGCCGCTTTCGCTGAAGCCTGCGAGGCCGCCGGTATCGCCTTCATCGGCCCGACGCCGGAGCAATTACGCGTCTTCGGCCTCAAGCACACTGCCCGCGACCTGGCTCGCCAATATGGCGTGCCACTGCTCGAAGGCACCGACTTGCTGGACAGCCTCGACGCCGCGTTGGAGGCAGGAGCGCGGGTCGGCTATCCGGTGATGCTCAAAAGCACCGCGGGCGGCGGCGGGATCGGCATGCGCGTATGCCGCAGCGCGGCCGAGCTGAGCGAATCCTTCGAAGCCGTCAAGCGCCTTGGCCAGAACAACTTCAGCGACGCCGGCGTGTTCATCGAGAAATACATCGAACGCGCCCGGCACCTGGAAGTGCAAGTCTTTGGCGATGGCGCGGGCGAGATCATCGCCCTGGGTGTGCGCGACTGCTCGGTACAGCGGCGCAACCAGAAAGTCCTTGAAGAAACCCCGGCGCCCAATCTGCCCGAAGGCATGGCCGACGCGCTCTGCGCCGCAGCGATCCAACTGGCCAAGGCTGTGAACTACCGCAGCGCCGGCACCGTGGAGTTCGTGTTCGACAGCGATGCGGGGCGCTTCTATTTCCTGGAAGTGAACACCCGCCTGCAAGTGGAGCACGGCGTCACCGAGCAGGTGTGGGGCGTGGACCTGGTGCGCTGGATGGTGCAACTGGCGGCCGGTGACCTGCCGCCACTGAGGGAGTTGAGCCAGGGATTGAAAGCCGAGGGCCATGCAATTCAGGCACGCCTGTACGCCGAGGATCCCGGCCGGGATTTCCAGCCCTGCCCTGGCCTGTTGACCGCCGTGAAATTTCCCCAGGCCGACGGCAAGCACTTGCGCATCGACACTTGGGTCGAAGCCGGTTGCCAGATCCCGCCCTACTTCGATCCGATGATCGCCAAGGTCATTCGCTGGGCACCCACCCGCGAACAGGCGCGCCTGGGCTTGCACCAGGCACTGGGCGAAAGCCTGCTGTACGGCGTCGAAACCAATCGCCAATACCTGCAACAGATTCTCCTCGATACGCCTTTCGCGGACGGCCAGCCTTGGACCCGCTGCCTCGAGACGCTGGTCTATCGCGCCAATACCTTGGAAGTACTCAGCCCCGGCACCCAGACCAGCGTCCAGGACTACCCCGGCCGCCTCGGCTATTGGGCCGTGGGTGTGCCGCCGTCGGGGCCGATGGACAGCCGCTCGCTGCGCCTGGGCAATCGCCTGCTGGGTAATGAAGAAGGTGCGCCCGCGTTGGAAATCACCATGAGCGGGCCGCTGCTGCGCTTCAATTGCACGGCACGAGTGGCCGTGACCGGTGCGCAGATTGCGCTGACCCTCGATGGCGAAACGGTGCCGATGAACACGCCGCTGTCGATTGGCGCCGGCGCTACGCTGGCCATCGGCACGATTTCGGGAGCAGGAGCACGCAGCTACTTATGCCTGCAAGGCGGCTTGCAAGTACCCGATTATCTTGGCAGTAAAAGTACCTTCACCCTCGGCCAGTTCGGCGGTCACGGTGGTCGGGCGCTACGCACCGCAGACGTGCTGCACCTGGCAGCGCTGGAAGCGCACACCGTGGCGCCGGCCATGAGCGCGCCGGCCCTCGAACTGCCGCCCTTGCGCCAGATCCGCGTGATCTACGGTCCTCACGGCGCACCGGAATATTTTACCGAAGACTACATCCAGACGTTCTTCGACACGGCATGGGAGGTGCATTTCAATTCCAGTCGCACCGGCGTCCGGCTGATCGGGCCGAAACCCGAATGGGTGCGCGCCGACGGTGGCGAGGCCGGGCTGCACCCGTCCAACATCCATGACAACCCGTACGCCATCGGAGCCGTGGATTTCACCGGCGACATGCCCGTCATCCTCGGCCCCGACGGCCCGAGCCTGGGTGGGTTCGTCTGCCCGGTGACGGTGATCGAGGCGGACCTTTGGCAACTGGGCCAACTCAAGGCCGGCGACAAAGTACAGTTTGTGCCGGTGGACATATCAACCGCTCGGTCATTGGCGACACACTTCCCTTGTGGCGAGGGAACTTGCTCCCGCTCGAGTACGCAGCACTCGCCAGACAATAATCCTACCGATAAAGAGATGGGGCCGCTTCGCGACCCAGCGCGAGCAAGCTCGCTCGCCACAGGTTTTGGGTGTACACAGAAATGGGGGTCGCCTGTGGTGTTGGATATCGGCCACGGCGACACTCGGTTGGTGGCGAGATTGTCCGGCGATACCCATCTGCTGCTGGAAATCGGCGCGCCCGAACTGGACCTGGTGCTGCGCTTTCGCGCCCACGCCTTGATGCAGGCCTTGGAACACAAGCAACTGCGCGGTGTGATCGACCTGACGCCGGGCATTCGATCGCTGCAAGTGCACTACCAACCCGAACAGATGCCCCTGGCCGATCTTCTGAGCATCGTCGCGGGTGAATGGGACGCGGTGTGTGCCGCGCAGGACCTGCAAGTGCCGTCGCGCATCGTGCACCTGCCCTTGTCCTGGGATGACCCGGCCTGCCAGCTCGCCATCGAAAAATACATGACCACCGTGCGCAAGGACGCGCCTTGGTGCCCGAGCAATCTGGAATTCATCCGGCGCATCAACGACCTGCCCAACCTCGATGAAGTGCAGCGCACAGTGTTCGATGCCAGCTATCTGGTGATGGGCCTGGGGGACGTCTACCTCGGTGCGCCGGTCGCCACGCCATTGGACCCACGGCACCGGCTGGTCACCACCAAATACAACCCGGCGCGGACCTGGACCGCGGAAAACTCGGTGGGCATTGGCGGCGCCTATATGTGCGTATACGGCATGGAGGGCCCGGGTGGCTATCAGTTCGTCGGGCGCACGTTGCAGATGTGGAATCGCTATCGGGACGTCGCCGCATTCGATGGCAAACCTTGGCTGCTGCGGTTTTTTGACCAGATCCGCTTCTACCCGGTCAGTGCCGATGAACTGTTGCGCATCCGCCGGGATTTCCCGCTGGGGCGCTTCGACCTGAAGATCGAGCACAGCCAGCTCAACCTCGCCGATTACCAAGGCTTTCTCGCCCGCGAAGCGGACAGCATCGCCGCGTTCCGACGCCAACAACAAGGCGCCTTCGACGCCGAGCGCGAACGCTGGATTGCCAGCGGCCAAGCCCATTTCGACAGTGAAGAAGCCACGCCCGTGGCCAGTGAAGACACGCAGTTGGCCGATAATCAATTAAGCATCGACAGCCACATCGCCGGCAACCTCTGGCAGGTCCAAGTGGAGATGGGCGCGCGGGTCGCCGCCGGTGATGTGCTGGTGATTCTGGAGTCAATGAAGATGGAAATCCCGGTACTCGCGCCGGTGGCCGGCGTGGTGCGCGAGGTCCGCGTCCAGCCTGGTTCGGCGGTACGCGCCGGACAGCGTGTGGTGGTGCTGGAACGTGACTGA
- the atzF gene encoding allophanate hydrolase produces MNLSLRLDDLRNTYRRGDLTPRKLLLSLREKAAALNPDYHLFIHLLTLEELEPYLAALEDQDLESLPLYGVPFAIKDNIDLAGIPTTAACPAYAYVPQRSATIVEQLLALGAIPLGKTNLDQFATGLNGTRSPYGACHNSVLPDYPAGGSSAGSPLAVALGVASFALGTDTAGSGRVPAALNNLVGLKATKGLISTAGVVPACRTLDCVTTFTATAREASHLLAMTARLDPRDEYSRNNPQWNDGPAFGAPRRFRFGVPRQQDLAFFGCEEGPRLFLEAVERLEQLGGEAVELDLSPFLEAARLLYEGPWVAERYSVAGELMEREPEAVLPVIRAVLAKAPTVNGVQTFRAQYRLQALKARCDHLMETLDCVVTPTIGRPVTLAELAAEPVLRNSELGYYTNFMNLLDYAAVAVPSAFMANGLPWGVTLFGRAFTDQYLLSVADALQRQQDPTLPIPASAARHDRARLVVCGAHLDGLALNWQLKQRGGRLIEATQSSPHYHLYALAGGPPLRPGMVRVNEGGVAIEVEVWELPSSELGSFLTGIPAPLGLGKVQLADGRWESGFISEPYGLEGARDISHLGGWRAYLHSLK; encoded by the coding sequence ATGAACCTCTCTCTTCGCCTGGACGACCTGCGCAACACCTATCGCCGCGGCGACCTGACGCCTCGTAAGCTGCTGTTGAGCCTGCGGGAAAAAGCCGCGGCACTGAACCCCGATTATCATCTGTTCATTCATTTGCTGACGCTTGAGGAACTGGAGCCCTACCTGGCCGCCTTGGAAGACCAGGACCTGGAAAGCCTGCCCTTGTACGGCGTGCCCTTTGCGATCAAGGACAACATCGACTTGGCTGGCATTCCTACCACCGCTGCCTGCCCGGCGTATGCCTATGTGCCGCAACGCTCGGCCACCATCGTCGAGCAATTGCTGGCCTTGGGCGCGATTCCCCTGGGCAAGACCAACCTTGACCAGTTCGCCACCGGGCTCAATGGCACTCGTTCGCCCTATGGGGCTTGCCACAACAGCGTGCTGCCCGACTATCCGGCGGGCGGTTCCAGCGCCGGCTCGCCTCTGGCGGTGGCCTTGGGAGTAGCAAGTTTTGCCTTGGGCACGGACACCGCCGGCTCCGGCCGGGTGCCCGCGGCGCTGAACAATTTGGTCGGACTGAAAGCCACCAAAGGATTGATCTCCACGGCTGGCGTGGTCCCGGCCTGTCGCACGCTGGACTGCGTCACGACTTTCACCGCAACGGCAAGGGAAGCCAGCCATTTGCTGGCAATGACGGCCCGTCTCGATCCACGCGATGAATACAGCCGCAACAATCCGCAGTGGAACGATGGCCCGGCATTCGGCGCACCGCGACGCTTTCGCTTCGGTGTGCCACGCCAACAGGACTTGGCGTTTTTCGGCTGCGAAGAAGGGCCGCGCCTGTTTCTGGAAGCCGTCGAGCGACTCGAGCAGCTGGGCGGCGAAGCGGTGGAGCTGGACCTGTCGCCCTTCCTCGAGGCCGCGCGCCTGCTGTATGAAGGACCGTGGGTGGCCGAGCGCTACAGCGTTGCCGGTGAGTTGATGGAGCGTGAGCCCGAGGCCGTATTGCCGGTCATCCGCGCCGTATTGGCGAAGGCTCCTACGGTGAATGGCGTCCAGACCTTCCGCGCCCAGTACCGTCTACAGGCCCTCAAAGCGCGCTGCGATCATCTGATGGAGACGCTCGATTGCGTGGTCACGCCGACCATTGGCCGCCCGGTGACGCTCGCCGAACTGGCCGCCGAGCCGGTGCTGCGCAATTCGGAACTGGGTTACTACACCAACTTCATGAACCTGCTGGACTACGCCGCCGTTGCTGTCCCGAGCGCGTTCATGGCCAACGGCTTGCCCTGGGGCGTGACGCTGTTCGGTCGAGCGTTTACCGATCAATACCTGCTGAGCGTGGCCGATGCGTTGCAGCGCCAGCAGGACCCTACGCTGCCAATACCGGCCAGTGCGGCGCGTCACGACCGGGCGCGGCTGGTGGTGTGCGGCGCACATTTGGACGGGCTGGCGCTGAACTGGCAGCTCAAGCAACGCGGTGGCCGTTTGATCGAGGCCACCCAAAGCTCGCCGCACTATCACCTCTACGCCCTGGCCGGCGGCCCACCCTTGCGCCCTGGAATGGTTCGGGTGAATGAGGGCGGCGTGGCGATCGAAGTCGAAGTCTGGGAGCTGCCAAGCAGTGAATTGGGCTCGTTCCTGACCGGTATCCCCGCACCGTTGGGACTGGGCAAAGTGCAGTTGGCCGATGGTCGCTGGGAAAGCGGCTTCATTAGTGAGCCGTATGGCCTGGAAGGGGCAAGGGACATCAGCCACTTGGGAGGATGGCGGGCCTATCTCCACAGCCTGAAATAA
- a CDS encoding cysteine-rich CWC family protein has product MNKPDLCPACGGANDCTLANPKTADRPCWCFSVSIDPAVLEALPAELRDQSCLCPRCAQVQAHLQARPRPIE; this is encoded by the coding sequence ATGAATAAACCCGACCTTTGCCCAGCCTGCGGCGGCGCCAACGACTGCACGCTGGCCAATCCGAAAACGGCCGACCGGCCCTGCTGGTGTTTTAGCGTGAGTATCGACCCGGCGGTGCTTGAAGCATTGCCGGCCGAACTGCGCGATCAATCCTGCCTGTGTCCGCGCTGCGCCCAGGTCCAAGCCCACCTGCAAGCCAGGCCCCGGCCGATCGAGTAA
- a CDS encoding pseudouridine synthase — MRVDRFLSNLPCFNRQQVRLLLVERRVRIDGQTVNDPHAQVREFSRVEVDDQLLQAGRPTRYFMLHKPSGCVSATRDPQHRTVLDCLEEPDKEDLHIAGRLDYNTTGLMLITNDGAWSRRLTQPQTKLPKVYYVETEQAITDEYTEVFARGLYFAFENLTTLPAQLELLGPRSARLSIVEGRYHQVKRMFGHFNNKVLRLHRERMGPLLLDALLEPGQYRALSPEEVRLV; from the coding sequence ATGCGCGTTGACCGTTTCCTCAGCAATCTGCCGTGTTTCAACCGTCAACAGGTCCGGCTGCTATTGGTGGAACGTCGGGTGCGGATCGACGGCCAGACTGTCAACGATCCGCATGCGCAAGTGCGTGAATTCAGTCGCGTCGAAGTCGACGATCAACTGCTGCAGGCGGGCCGCCCGACGCGCTACTTCATGCTGCACAAACCATCCGGCTGCGTCAGCGCCACGCGCGATCCGCAACACCGCACCGTCCTCGACTGTCTGGAGGAACCGGACAAGGAAGACCTGCACATCGCCGGGCGCCTGGATTACAACACCACCGGCCTGATGCTGATTACCAACGACGGCGCCTGGTCGCGGCGCCTGACCCAACCGCAGACCAAACTGCCAAAGGTCTATTACGTCGAAACCGAGCAGGCCATCACCGACGAGTACACTGAGGTCTTTGCCCGAGGCCTGTATTTTGCCTTTGAAAATCTCACCACCTTACCGGCGCAACTGGAGCTGCTGGGACCGAGATCGGCGCGACTGAGCATCGTCGAGGGGCGCTATCACCAGGTCAAACGCATGTTCGGCCACTTCAATAACAAGGTGTTGCGCCTGCACCGTGAACGCATGGGGCCATTGCTGCTGGACGCTCTTCTGGAGCCGGGCCAGTACCGCGCGTTGAGCCCTGAGGAAGTCCGTCTCGTCTGA
- a CDS encoding alpha/beta fold hydrolase, with protein sequence MRPEIAVLDIQGQYRVYTEFYRADAAQKTIILVNGSMATTASFAQTAKNLYPQFNVVLYDQPYAGKSKAHNLHETMLTKEIEGQILLELIDHFAAEHVLSFSWGGAATLSALAQRPRRIEKAVISSFSPVLNAPMRDYLERGVDYLGSLDGDRVGHLVNSTIGKHLPPLFKRFNYRHVSSLAEHEYGQMHFHISDVLHSDQQCYINAAKKINVPVLFLNGEWDEYTSATDARLFANHVQHSTFNTLQATGHFLDMEHKAACRDSRNALLGFLTPEHHESRPRYNYVQDYHALAI encoded by the coding sequence ATGAGGCCAGAAATCGCTGTGCTGGATATACAGGGTCAGTATCGGGTTTACACGGAGTTCTATCGCGCAGACGCCGCACAAAAGACCATCATCCTGGTCAACGGCTCGATGGCCACCACTGCGTCGTTTGCACAGACCGCAAAAAACCTCTACCCGCAGTTCAATGTCGTGCTGTACGACCAGCCCTACGCGGGCAAGTCCAAGGCCCACAACCTGCACGAGACAATGCTGACGAAGGAGATCGAAGGGCAGATTCTCCTGGAGCTGATCGACCATTTTGCCGCCGAGCATGTGCTGTCGTTCTCCTGGGGCGGCGCCGCCACGCTGAGCGCCTTGGCGCAACGCCCGCGACGCATCGAGAAAGCCGTGATCAGCTCGTTTTCACCGGTGCTCAATGCACCGATGCGCGACTACCTGGAACGCGGCGTGGATTACCTGGGTAGCCTGGACGGCGACCGGGTCGGGCACTTGGTCAACAGCACCATCGGCAAGCATTTGCCGCCGCTGTTCAAGCGCTTCAACTATCGCCACGTCAGCAGCCTGGCCGAGCATGAATACGGGCAGATGCACTTCCACATCAGCGACGTGCTCCACAGCGACCAGCAGTGCTACATCAACGCGGCAAAAAAAATCAACGTCCCGGTGCTGTTCCTGAACGGCGAGTGGGACGAATACACCTCGGCCACGGACGCCAGGCTCTTCGCCAACCACGTGCAGCACAGCACCTTCAACACGCTACAAGCCACCGGGCACTTCCTGGACATGGAGCACAAGGCCGCGTGCCGGGACAGCCGCAACGCCTTGCTGGGTTTCCTCACACCGGAACACCACGAAAGCCGACCGCGCTATAACTACGTGCAGGATTACCATGCACTGGCCATCTGA
- a CDS encoding Lrp/AsnC family transcriptional regulator: protein MKLDAFDRKILTALQRDGRLSNVQLAEEIGLSASPCLRRVRMLEEAGVIRGYQAILDRDEVGLGLTIFVGVKVERHTDERAEAFRQAVTALPEVISAFLVSGESDFLLQVVVPDLRAYDRFVTGHLLKLPGISDIRSNFAINTVKTPGALPLGHLPGV, encoded by the coding sequence ATGAAATTAGACGCCTTCGATCGCAAAATCCTCACCGCGCTGCAAAGGGACGGTCGCCTGAGTAACGTGCAGCTGGCTGAAGAAATTGGCCTGTCCGCCTCCCCATGCCTGCGTCGGGTTCGGATGCTCGAAGAGGCCGGGGTGATTCGCGGATACCAAGCCATCCTTGATCGGGACGAAGTCGGCCTGGGGTTGACGATTTTTGTCGGGGTCAAGGTTGAGCGACACACCGACGAACGAGCCGAAGCATTTCGCCAGGCGGTCACGGCGTTGCCGGAAGTGATTTCGGCGTTTCTGGTGTCAGGCGAGTCGGATTTCCTGTTGCAAGTCGTGGTGCCGGACTTGCGGGCCTATGACCGCTTCGTCACCGGCCATCTGCTAAAACTGCCGGGCATAAGCGACATTCGCAGCAACTTTGCGATCAATACGGTGAAGACGCCGGGGGCGCTGCCGTTGGGGCATTTGCCGGGGGTTTGA
- a CDS encoding LysE family translocator, with protein MAELWLFLMALTVAFLLPGPDMIVLLQTGARRGRGAALATAVGLGIARGCHVALAALGLSALFKTAPWTFDLVRLAGAAYLMWIGFQCLRTPLWSSFEEREAQTGKHSGYQAIRRGLLTNLLNPKALLFCSVLLPQFIAPTSGPVLEQFAILGVVLVSVGFLFDSAYALVGVALGRWIQRSPSAQRVQQWLFGSLLIGFAVRLTFVQQS; from the coding sequence ATGGCAGAGCTCTGGTTGTTCTTGATGGCGTTGACGGTGGCGTTCCTGCTGCCAGGACCGGACATGATTGTGTTGCTGCAAACCGGCGCCCGTCGGGGCCGGGGCGCGGCGTTAGCAACCGCGGTAGGCCTGGGGATTGCTCGGGGATGCCATGTTGCGCTGGCGGCGTTGGGGCTCTCGGCGTTGTTCAAGACTGCGCCGTGGACCTTTGACTTGGTACGCCTGGCCGGGGCAGCCTATTTGATGTGGATCGGTTTCCAATGCTTGCGCACTCCATTGTGGTCCAGCTTCGAAGAGAGGGAGGCCCAGACAGGAAAACACAGTGGATACCAGGCAATTCGTCGAGGCCTGCTGACCAATTTGCTCAATCCCAAAGCGCTGCTGTTCTGCTCGGTGCTGTTGCCGCAGTTCATCGCCCCCACAAGCGGGCCGGTACTGGAACAGTTCGCGATCCTGGGCGTGGTGTTGGTCAGCGTGGGTTTCCTGTTCGATAGTGCCTATGCGCTGGTCGGCGTAGCGCTCGGCCGCTGGATCCAGCGTTCGCCTTCGGCCCAGCGCGTGCAGCAGTGGTTGTTCGGCAGTCTCTTGATTGGCTTCGCGGTACGGCTGACGTTTGTGCAGCAGTCATAG